In a single window of the Raphanus sativus cultivar WK10039 chromosome 9, ASM80110v3, whole genome shotgun sequence genome:
- the LOC108824956 gene encoding uncharacterized protein LOC108824956: MECGKGYRPSYAWRSLLFGSELLKKGLIRSIGNGRSTYVWSQSWIMDDCPRRPVNKQREIDVNLRVESLLDDNHQWNVEKLQTLFPENEVARIRQLQVGNIADKDIWAFSDNGSYTVKSGYKLASLAKETEEVHSAVSRPGNFELKRKIWKVATTPKIRNFLWRAASGALAVAENLNTRGLNVDLPPMSSVSVTEGLSMLLQLMSDTTIPKSPRVAIPWILWTIWKNRNSLIYADSQESLVNQVQQALEEARLWEEVNGKEEEVVGIQGISAVSKKWEPPMAGFVKCNFHSNWRNASLHSGVAYLVRDQQGNVLHHARDAITFSPNRLTSELRCFIWVLKSLRDLGYQEIVCSSDCHEVMEAVMKPLGWPRYRILLQEITALCGSFHSVAFETESAHSNMVAHEISKSVLRYGRFQSYLALGGPAWLHHLIVRETS; the protein is encoded by the exons ATGGAGTGTGGTAAAGGTTACCGTCCCTCTTATGCTTGGAGAAGCTTGCTTTTTGGTAGTGAGTTGCTTAAGAAAGGGCTGATAAGATCCATTGGGAATGGGAGATCGACATATGTTTGGTCACAGAGCTGGATCATGGATGACTGTCCTCGGAGACCTGTCAATAAACAAAGAGAGATTGATGTTAACCTACGAGTGGAGTCACTTCTGGATGATAATCATCAATGGAACGTGGAGAAACTACAAACTCTATTTCCAGAAAATGAGGTGGCTCGTATCCGCCAGCTTCAGGTTGGCAACATCGCTGATAAGGATATATGGGCTTTCTCTGATAATGGTTCTTACACGGTTAAGAGTGGTTATAAGTTGGCATCTCTAGcaaaagaaacagaggaagtacaTTCTGCAGTATCACGGCCTGGAAATTTTGAGCTCAAAAGAAAGATCTGGAAAGTTGCAACAACTCCTAAGATTCGAAACTTCCTGTGGAGAGCGGCTTCTGGTGCCTTGGCGGTCGCAGAGAATTTGAATACAAGAGGTTTAAACGTTGAC CTGCCACCAATGAGTTCGGTATCAGTGACTGAAGGTCTCTCTATGCTTCTTCAGCTTATGTCAGACACTACAATACCGAAGTCTCCGCGAGTGGCTATTCCTTGGATTCTTTGGACCATATGGAAAAACCGGAATAGTTTGATTTATGCGGACTCTCAGGAATCTTTGGTGAATCAGGTTCAACAGGCTTTGGAAGAAGCGCGTTTATGGGAAGAGGTGAACGGTAAGGAGGAAGAGGTCGTTGGTATACAAGGAATCAGTGCAGTCTCGAAGAAATGGGAACCTCCTATGGCAGGTTTCGTCAAATGTAACTTTCACTCGAATTGGAGGAATGCCTCATTGCACAGTGGAGTTGCTTATCTGGTGCGTGATCAACAAGGCAACGTTTTACATCATGCAAGAGACGCCATCACTTTCTCACCGAATAGGCTAACGTCTGAGCTGCGATGTTTCATCTGGGTACTGAAAAGCTTGCGGGATCTAGGATATCAGGAAATCGTTTGCAGTTCTGATTGTCATGAAGTTATGGAGGCTGTAATGAAACCCCTTGGCTGGCCTCGCTACCGGATTCTCCTTCAAGAGATCACCGCTCTGTGTGGGTCTTTCCACTCTGTTGCCTTTGAAACAGAATCTGCACACTCCAACATGGTAGCTCACGAGATATCAAAGAGTGTTCTCCGTTATGGTAGGTTTCAATCTTACCTAGCTTTGGGAGGGCCAGCTTGGTTACATCATCTGATCGTAAGGGAAACAAGTTAG